A window of Christiangramia forsetii KT0803 contains these coding sequences:
- a CDS encoding nucleotidyl transferase AbiEii/AbiGii toxin family protein translates to MIPKPYIAKWQEQAPWKQFYQVEQDLVISRALVEIFSDEFLNENLAFRGGTALHKLYLNPAPRYSEDIDLVQIKPGPIKPIMQRLNEVITFFEEPRKTQVKGHGAKALYRFTSEYEGIRLRLKLEINCKEHFNVLPWVEIPFEVKNDWFTGKANIRTYNINELLGTKLRALYQRSKGRDLFDLDYSRLHIELDIDQIIKCFKEYTTFSTGNRPPGQKEFLMNIEEKEQDPNFTGDMEALLRPEIKYDQEEAFQWLKTVILEKL, encoded by the coding sequence ATGATACCCAAGCCCTACATAGCGAAATGGCAAGAACAAGCACCTTGGAAACAGTTTTATCAAGTAGAACAAGACCTTGTCATTAGTCGAGCATTGGTAGAAATTTTCTCAGATGAATTCTTAAATGAAAACTTAGCCTTTAGAGGCGGTACCGCCCTTCACAAATTGTATTTGAATCCAGCACCGAGATATTCTGAAGATATAGATTTGGTCCAAATAAAACCAGGTCCTATAAAACCAATAATGCAACGTCTAAATGAAGTAATCACATTTTTTGAAGAACCAAGAAAAACACAAGTTAAAGGACACGGAGCAAAAGCACTATATCGTTTCACTTCTGAATATGAAGGAATTAGATTGCGCTTAAAATTGGAAATCAACTGTAAAGAGCATTTTAACGTATTGCCTTGGGTAGAAATTCCTTTTGAAGTAAAAAACGATTGGTTTACAGGGAAAGCCAATATCCGAACTTATAATATCAATGAATTACTGGGAACCAAATTAAGAGCCTTATACCAGCGTAGCAAGGGAAGGGATTTATTCGACTTGGATTATTCCAGATTGCATATAGAATTGGACATAGACCAGATCATTAAATGTTTTAAGGAGTACACAACATTTTCAACAGGAAATAGACCGCCAGGTCAAAAAGAGTTTTTAATGAATATTGAAGAAAAAGAACAAGATCCCAATTTTACAGGAGATATGGAAGCCTTATTACGACCGGAAATTAAATATGACCAAGAAGAAGCGTTTCAATGGCTGAAAACTGTAATTCTTGAGAAACTATAA
- a CDS encoding AAA family ATPase has product MKNSKEIAKELYELEHKICLIYAFNATGKTQLSVGYKNYTKAQNGGRHTGVYYNAYSEDLFVWDNDEEHQNENVKLGIKGSSLNTHHSLLLDTPILIEKLSLYNPNYIFELNLYEDGNREKGIASISFYEDENKGIPIKISRGQEKIFIWCFYLALFDVETFTGDGEQDAHLFIDDPVSSMDENNIYLTTESIINLIDGVFPNKKVIITTHHIGLFSILANRFTKGEKSKIFESQTKTYLLQKDINTGELSLNEKNGVFLFHLHLLKTLEDAINDELFVYHFALLRQLLEHIASFLGRPRIGYVLNQIGMEDASMVSDKINSLSHQDVYRTKSNLMSDKDIPLFEEIFSKIIEKYRFKY; this is encoded by the coding sequence ATGAAAAACTCGAAAGAAATAGCTAAAGAGCTTTACGAATTAGAACATAAAATTTGTTTGATTTATGCTTTTAACGCTACTGGTAAAACGCAGTTATCCGTCGGGTATAAAAATTATACCAAGGCTCAAAATGGGGGCCGACATACTGGAGTATATTATAATGCTTACAGCGAAGATTTATTTGTTTGGGATAATGATGAAGAGCATCAAAATGAAAATGTGAAGCTGGGTATAAAGGGTAGTTCTCTCAATACGCATCACTCACTATTGCTCGATACCCCAATTTTGATAGAAAAGTTATCACTATATAATCCAAATTATATTTTTGAATTAAATCTATATGAAGATGGCAATAGGGAGAAAGGCATTGCGTCCATTTCTTTTTACGAAGATGAGAATAAGGGAATACCAATTAAAATTTCAAGAGGACAAGAAAAAATCTTTATTTGGTGCTTTTATTTGGCACTATTTGATGTTGAGACATTTACTGGTGATGGAGAACAAGATGCCCATTTATTCATTGATGACCCAGTATCAAGTATGGATGAGAACAATATATATTTAACAACTGAATCTATCATTAATCTAATTGATGGTGTTTTTCCAAACAAGAAAGTTATCATTACTACACACCATATTGGGTTATTCTCAATTCTTGCAAATAGGTTCACTAAAGGTGAAAAATCCAAAATATTTGAAAGTCAAACTAAAACTTATTTATTACAAAAGGACATCAATACTGGTGAGTTGAGCTTGAATGAAAAAAATGGAGTATTTCTATTCCATTTGCATCTATTAAAAACGTTAGAAGATGCAATAAATGATGAGCTCTTTGTTTATCATTTTGCACTTTTAAGACAATTACTTGAACATATTGCCTCGTTTCTGGGAAGACCACGTATAGGATATGTTTTAAATCAAATTGGAATGGAAGATGCTAGTATGGTGTCAGATAAAATAAACTCACTTTCACACCAGGATGTATATAGAACGAAGTCAAATCTAATGTCTGATAAAGATATCCCACTATTCGAAGAGATTTTCAGTAAGATAATTGAAAAATATCGATTTAAATATTAA
- a CDS encoding type IV toxin-antitoxin system AbiEi family antitoxin domain-containing protein: MDISDYIKQLQSFEEYSFSWDELVKKCHKTDTALKRELSRLVAKKEIVNLRKGFYLIIPPRYSKQEQLPVQLFAHKLFDYLDSNYYLGFYSAAKFHGAGHQQVQREYVMTDKSFPDIKKSSIDIHFFTTSKWPTKNILEKKSDAGIFKISSPALTTVDLIHHQTKLGGINRMLAILEELSEEINVQDIEDLLSWYPHKSTLQRLGFLLEDELQVESNLYEPIKEYLKTSKYYPVLLSPKSKERPGAIHNNWKVDVNIKIESDL; the protein is encoded by the coding sequence GTGGATATTTCAGACTATATAAAGCAACTACAATCCTTTGAGGAATACTCGTTTTCTTGGGATGAACTTGTAAAAAAGTGTCATAAAACTGATACTGCTTTAAAGCGAGAGCTTTCACGTTTGGTAGCCAAAAAGGAAATTGTAAACTTAAGAAAAGGGTTTTATTTAATCATTCCACCAAGATATTCCAAACAAGAACAGCTACCTGTGCAGTTATTTGCACATAAGCTTTTTGACTATTTGGATAGTAATTATTACTTAGGCTTTTATTCTGCTGCAAAGTTTCACGGCGCAGGACATCAACAAGTGCAACGGGAATATGTAATGACAGATAAGTCATTCCCTGATATTAAAAAATCATCGATAGATATTCATTTTTTTACAACTTCAAAATGGCCAACAAAAAACATTTTAGAGAAAAAATCGGATGCAGGTATTTTTAAAATTTCAAGTCCAGCGCTAACAACTGTAGATTTAATCCATCATCAAACCAAGTTGGGTGGTATCAATAGAATGTTAGCTATTCTCGAAGAACTGTCAGAAGAAATAAACGTTCAAGATATAGAAGATTTACTTAGTTGGTATCCTCACAAAAGCACCTTACAACGTTTGGGCTTTTTGCTAGAAGACGAACTACAAGTTGAATCGAATTTGTACGAACCCATAAAAGAGTACTTAAAGACATCAAAATACTATCCAGTGTTATTGAGTCCAAAATCAAAAGAGAGACCTGGAGCCATTCATAATAATTGGAAAGTGGATGTGAATATAAAAATAGAGAGCGATTTATGA
- a CDS encoding helix-turn-helix domain-containing protein, with protein MEKAVKPNHIGRKIGRIRELRGMKQETLAEELGISQQAVSKIEQSEKVEDDKLNQIAKVLGVTKEGIESFSDEAIFNIIGNTVTNHDNSSLLCFQPNFNPIEKLVEVYEENKKLYERLLKAEQEKITYLEKLMKEK; from the coding sequence ATGGAAAAAGCAGTGAAACCGAACCATATCGGTAGAAAGATTGGACGCATCAGGGAACTTCGGGGGATGAAGCAGGAAACCTTGGCGGAGGAACTGGGAATCAGTCAACAGGCCGTATCAAAGATAGAGCAGTCCGAGAAGGTCGAGGACGATAAATTAAATCAAATTGCAAAAGTGCTCGGAGTCACCAAAGAAGGAATAGAGAGTTTTTCCGATGAAGCCATCTTTAATATTATCGGCAATACTGTTACGAATCACGATAACTCTTCCCTACTTTGTTTTCAGCCTAATTTCAATCCCATTGAAAAGTTAGTAGAGGTTTACGAAGAAAATAAAAAACTATACGAACGCCTATTAAAGGCCGAACAGGAAAAAATTACTTATCTGGAAAAGCTGATGAAAGAAAAATAA
- a CDS encoding type I restriction endonuclease subunit R yields the protein MAKENQIEQQFINQLVAQKYTYRSGIIDRKTLELNFREKFEALNRVRLSDNEFIRLREEIITPDVFLASKKLRERQYFQREDGTPLHYMLVNLKDWCKNDFEVISQLKINTENSNQRYDVILLLNGLPLVQIELKKLDISPRKAMQQIIDYKNEPGNGYGNTLLCFMQLFIVSNRTNTYYFSNNKNKHFAFNADEQFLPIYQLADPDNKKITHIEPFTQKFLEKCTLGEMISKYMVLVESEQKILVMRPYQIYAVKAIVDSIEQYRGNGYIWHTTGSGKTLTSFKAATLLKGNNDIHKCLFVVDRKDLDRQTREEFNKFQEGSVEENTNTETLVRRLLSDDYTDKVIVTTIQKLGLALDGTQTRNYKERLEPLSDKRMIFIFDECHRSQFGENHRAIKDFFPNSQLFGFTGTPIFEENATYKIREGEFETYKTTKSVFENELPKYTITHAIEDKNVLRFHIDYFKGEGKHQAKPGEALAQQAVVDAIIKKHDRATNNRRFNAVLATSSINDAITYYRLLKNKQKQLAEEDPDYNAFQITAVFSPPAQLIAKDGNQQSQKNAADIRQLQEDLDTEREDNKHNPEEKKRALEEIIADYNKQFKTHHTINEFDLYYQDVQQRIKDQKYDNKTLPKDKKIDITIVVDMLLTGFDSKYLNTLYVDKNLKYHGLIQAFSRTNRVLNDTKPYGNILDFRSQQDSVNQAITLFSGEDKDRAVKIWMVEPAPVVIEQYQEAVAALGEFMKEHNLVNEPQEVYNLKGDAARIAFVKSFKKVQKLKTELDQYTDLNDEQQEVIEEILPTEKLQEFRSSYIETAKQLREIQQKQGDDAPSEIQELDFEFVLFSSAIIDYDYIMSLIADSTQQKPNKQKMSREQIINLLKSHSNLMDEEEDFSDFINQVDWSVGQTVEELKNNFETFKTEKHEKELATIARKNGLETKHLKTFVAVIMERMIFDGEHLTDLLEPLELGWKERRKRELQLMEDLVPQLKKQAEGREISGLQPYE from the coding sequence ATGGCCAAAGAAAACCAAATAGAACAACAATTCATCAACCAACTGGTAGCGCAAAAATATACGTACCGTTCTGGTATAATTGATAGAAAAACGCTAGAGCTTAATTTCAGAGAAAAGTTTGAGGCTCTTAATCGAGTGCGATTGTCAGATAACGAATTTATACGCTTAAGAGAAGAAATCATCACACCTGATGTTTTTCTCGCTTCCAAAAAATTACGTGAGCGTCAATATTTCCAGCGAGAGGACGGAACGCCTCTTCATTATATGCTTGTTAATCTCAAGGATTGGTGTAAAAATGATTTTGAAGTCATAAGTCAATTAAAAATCAACACCGAGAACAGTAACCAAAGATATGATGTGATTCTATTGCTGAACGGTTTGCCATTAGTGCAAATTGAGCTTAAAAAACTTGATATATCGCCGCGAAAAGCAATGCAGCAAATTATTGATTATAAGAATGAGCCAGGAAACGGCTATGGCAATACGCTGCTTTGTTTTATGCAGTTGTTTATAGTAAGCAACAGAACAAATACCTACTATTTTTCCAATAACAAGAATAAACACTTCGCCTTTAATGCCGATGAGCAATTTTTGCCTATTTATCAATTAGCCGACCCTGATAATAAGAAGATAACACATATAGAGCCATTTACACAGAAGTTTCTTGAAAAGTGTACTCTGGGCGAAATGATAAGCAAGTATATGGTGCTCGTGGAAAGTGAGCAAAAAATATTAGTAATGCGCCCATATCAAATTTATGCGGTTAAGGCTATCGTTGATTCCATTGAACAATACAGAGGTAATGGCTACATTTGGCACACTACGGGAAGTGGAAAAACACTCACATCTTTTAAAGCGGCGACTTTACTTAAGGGCAATAACGATATTCACAAATGTTTGTTTGTGGTAGATCGTAAGGATTTGGATAGGCAAACCCGAGAAGAGTTCAATAAGTTTCAAGAAGGCAGTGTAGAAGAGAATACGAATACCGAAACGCTGGTACGGCGACTTTTATCTGATGATTATACGGATAAAGTAATAGTTACTACAATCCAGAAACTTGGCTTGGCACTTGACGGCACGCAAACACGTAATTATAAAGAACGTTTAGAACCCTTGAGTGATAAGCGGATGATATTCATTTTTGATGAGTGCCACCGGTCGCAGTTCGGTGAAAATCATAGAGCCATTAAGGATTTCTTCCCTAATTCCCAATTATTTGGATTTACAGGCACACCTATTTTTGAAGAGAATGCCACTTATAAAATTCGCGAAGGAGAATTTGAAACCTATAAAACCACGAAATCGGTATTTGAGAATGAATTGCCCAAATACACAATCACACACGCCATAGAGGATAAAAACGTACTACGTTTTCATATTGACTATTTTAAGGGCGAGGGCAAACACCAAGCGAAACCTGGTGAGGCATTAGCACAACAAGCCGTCGTAGATGCAATCATTAAAAAACACGACAGGGCAACCAACAATCGTCGCTTTAATGCTGTTCTGGCAACCAGTTCTATAAACGATGCCATTACATATTATCGTTTGTTAAAAAACAAACAAAAACAACTAGCGGAGGAAGATCCAGATTACAACGCTTTCCAAATTACCGCTGTCTTTTCGCCACCCGCACAATTAATAGCAAAAGATGGTAACCAGCAAAGTCAAAAGAATGCTGCCGACATCAGACAACTGCAAGAAGATTTAGACACTGAACGGGAAGACAACAAGCACAATCCTGAAGAAAAGAAAAGGGCTTTGGAAGAAATAATTGCAGACTATAACAAACAATTTAAAACACACCATACCATCAATGAGTTTGACTTGTATTACCAAGATGTACAACAACGCATCAAAGACCAGAAGTATGACAACAAGACTCTTCCAAAAGACAAAAAAATAGATATTACCATCGTGGTAGATATGTTGCTCACAGGTTTTGACTCAAAATATCTCAATACGCTGTATGTTGATAAAAACTTGAAATATCACGGCCTGATTCAGGCGTTTTCCAGAACCAATCGGGTTTTGAATGACACTAAACCTTATGGGAATATATTGGATTTCCGTTCGCAGCAGGACTCGGTAAATCAAGCCATTACTTTGTTCTCAGGAGAGGATAAAGACCGCGCCGTAAAAATCTGGATGGTAGAACCTGCACCTGTAGTTATAGAACAATATCAAGAAGCCGTGGCGGCATTGGGCGAGTTTATGAAAGAACATAATTTAGTGAATGAACCTCAAGAAGTTTACAACCTTAAAGGTGATGCGGCGCGTATAGCCTTTGTGAAGAGTTTTAAAAAGGTACAAAAGCTTAAGACCGAGCTAGACCAGTATACAGACCTGAACGACGAGCAGCAAGAAGTTATAGAGGAGATTTTGCCTACTGAAAAATTACAGGAGTTTAGGAGCAGCTATATAGAAACTGCAAAGCAACTTCGTGAGATACAGCAAAAACAAGGCGATGATGCACCATCCGAGATACAGGAACTAGACTTTGAGTTTGTACTCTTTAGTAGTGCGATAATAGACTATGATTATATAATGAGTTTGATTGCGGACAGCACCCAGCAAAAACCCAATAAGCAGAAAATGAGCCGGGAACAGATTATTAATTTGCTAAAATCACATTCAAATTTGATGGATGAGGAAGAAGATTTTTCAGATTTTATTAATCAAGTTGATTGGAGCGTAGGGCAAACCGTCGAAGAGCTTAAAAATAACTTTGAAACATTTAAAACTGAAAAACACGAAAAAGAATTGGCAACAATCGCCCGTAAAAATGGATTAGAAACCAAACATCTTAAAACCTTTGTTGCAGTCATTATGGAAAGAATGATTTTTGATGGTGAACACCTGACTGATCTTTTAGAACCACTTGAATTGGGCTGGAAAGAACGCCGTAAGCGGGAATTACAATTAATGGAAGACCTTGTGCCCCAATTAAAAAAACAGGCCGAAGGCCGTGAAATTTCTGGACTACAGCCTTATGAATAA
- a CDS encoding phosphotyrosine protein phosphatase: MKTLFICSANKQRSKTAEDYFAEKHPEYNFKSAGTNIKICRKEGTTELTEDLLEWADKVYVMEKKHLDQIKKHTGSKYYSKIEVLNIRDIYKYYDADLITILEEKVSF; the protein is encoded by the coding sequence ATGAAAACGCTGTTCATCTGCTCCGCAAACAAACAACGCTCAAAAACGGCCGAAGACTATTTTGCTGAAAAGCATCCTGAATACAACTTTAAAAGTGCAGGCACCAATATCAAAATTTGTAGAAAAGAAGGAACAACTGAGCTGACTGAAGATTTGTTAGAATGGGCAGACAAAGTCTATGTGATGGAAAAGAAACATTTAGACCAAATTAAGAAGCATACAGGCTCAAAATATTACTCGAAAATTGAAGTCTTGAATATTCGAGACATTTACAAATATTACGATGCTGATTTAATCACGATTTTGGAAGAGAAGGTATCTTTCTAA
- a CDS encoding type I restriction-modification system subunit M, with protein MSKKQQDKLGKTLWGIANKLRGAMNADAFRDYMLSFLFLRYLSHNYEESAKKELGKDYPKSSSKDTRPDFVVPPPLEIWYEDNEEDIIEFEKQMQRKVHYVIKPKYLWSNITELARTHHPDLLKTIEKGFRHIEEESFESTFHGLFSEINLNSEKLGKSEKERNDKLCTIIQKIAEGIAEFSTDIDTLGDAYEYLIGKFAAGSGKKAGEFYTPQEVSSVLSQIVTLDAQKPDHTSGPKDKLNNVLDFACGSGSLLLNVRRRIKDNGGRIGKIYGQENNITTYNLARMNMLLHGMKDTEFEIFHGDTLKNQWDILNEMNPSKKVEFDAIVANPPFSLRWEPTETLGEDFRFKSYGLAPKSAADFAFLLHGFHFLSQNGTMAIILPHGVLFRSGAEERIRTKLLKDGNVDTVIGLPANLFYSTGIPVCILVIKKCKRESDVLFINASAEGNYKKSKNQNELRKSDIKNIIETYKSRPKKIERYARRVSMDEIEDNGYNLNISRYVSTAEAEEQINLEEVHKELMDIEERIALSTKEHNKFLKELGLKEI; from the coding sequence ATGAGTAAGAAACAACAAGATAAATTAGGAAAAACCCTCTGGGGTATAGCAAATAAGTTACGTGGCGCGATGAATGCAGATGCTTTTCGAGACTATATGCTCTCTTTTCTGTTTTTACGATACTTATCTCACAACTATGAAGAGTCGGCAAAAAAAGAACTTGGTAAAGATTATCCAAAAAGTTCGTCAAAAGATACACGTCCAGACTTTGTAGTACCACCACCATTGGAAATTTGGTACGAGGATAATGAAGAGGATATTATTGAGTTTGAAAAGCAAATGCAAAGAAAAGTACATTATGTAATCAAACCCAAGTATTTGTGGAGCAATATTACTGAATTAGCGCGTACGCATCATCCTGATTTACTGAAAACCATAGAGAAAGGTTTTCGTCATATCGAGGAAGAATCATTTGAGAGTACGTTTCACGGACTGTTTTCTGAAATAAATTTGAATTCGGAAAAGCTAGGAAAATCGGAAAAAGAAAGAAATGATAAATTGTGTACTATCATTCAAAAAATTGCCGAAGGTATAGCCGAATTTTCCACCGACATCGATACGTTAGGTGATGCTTACGAATATTTGATTGGCAAGTTTGCAGCTGGTTCTGGTAAAAAAGCAGGGGAATTTTATACACCGCAAGAAGTTTCTTCTGTTCTCTCTCAAATTGTAACATTGGATGCTCAAAAACCAGACCATACAAGCGGTCCAAAAGACAAATTAAACAATGTGCTGGATTTTGCCTGTGGATCGGGTAGTTTATTATTAAATGTACGCAGACGTATTAAAGACAACGGTGGAAGAATCGGTAAAATTTATGGACAAGAGAATAATATCACTACCTACAATCTGGCGCGTATGAATATGCTCTTACACGGTATGAAAGATACCGAGTTTGAGATATTCCACGGTGACACCTTAAAAAACCAATGGGATATTTTAAATGAAATGAATCCTTCCAAGAAAGTAGAGTTTGATGCTATTGTGGCAAATCCACCTTTCAGTTTACGTTGGGAGCCTACCGAAACTTTAGGAGAAGATTTTAGGTTCAAGAGCTATGGTTTAGCACCAAAGAGCGCAGCTGATTTCGCTTTTTTACTTCACGGCTTCCATTTTTTAAGCCAGAATGGAACAATGGCAATCATCTTACCACACGGTGTATTATTCCGTAGTGGTGCAGAGGAGCGAATTCGTACCAAATTACTTAAAGATGGAAATGTTGATACCGTGATTGGGTTGCCTGCTAACCTATTCTATTCAACAGGAATTCCAGTATGTATTTTGGTCATAAAGAAATGCAAACGTGAAAGTGATGTATTATTCATAAACGCATCAGCAGAGGGCAACTACAAAAAATCAAAAAATCAAAATGAACTTCGTAAATCTGATATTAAAAATATCATTGAGACCTACAAATCACGACCAAAAAAAATAGAGCGTTATGCCCGTAGAGTTTCAATGGATGAAATTGAAGATAATGGCTACAACCTTAATATCTCGCGATACGTTAGCACAGCAGAAGCTGAAGAGCAAATAAACCTTGAAGAGGTTCACAAAGAATTAATGGATATAGAGGAGAGAATAGCCTTAAGTACAAAAGAACACAACAAATTTTTGAAAGAGCTAGGGCTTAAAGAAATATAG
- a CDS encoding site-specific integrase, protein MSLPLSLLFFIKKSKVNASGKTTIFLRITLDGRRCEFSVHRKIKLGWWNSRTQLALGNSPEAQEINKYLSVVKNKIYSIQQNFERENIAYSASSLRDALLGKDKTQKMLLEIFQEHNDKVESLIGKDFATGTAERYRTCKKHVAAFVKQKYNKNDIPVQDVDHKFITGLEYYLKTTRKCAHNSAIKYITNFKKIIRIAHANDWIDKDPFLHWKGKLKIVEREFLTEEEIQKIIDLHLKMERLDQVRDIFIFCCFTGLAYADVKKLNRGDISVGADGEEWVKTKRSKTDTRSNIPILPIAKTIIEKYKDNELLKEKDLVLPVLSNQKMNAYIKEIANLAGISKNLTFHLARHTFATTVTLTNGVPIESVSKMLGHTNLKTTQHYAKILDMKVSKDMAILRSKFK, encoded by the coding sequence ATGTCACTCCCACTTTCACTCTTATTTTTTATTAAAAAAAGTAAAGTAAACGCATCAGGAAAGACCACTATCTTCCTGAGAATAACGCTTGACGGACGTCGGTGCGAATTCAGCGTCCATCGCAAAATTAAGTTAGGCTGGTGGAACTCCCGAACCCAACTTGCACTTGGTAATTCCCCCGAAGCTCAAGAAATCAATAAGTATTTGAGTGTTGTAAAGAATAAGATTTATTCCATTCAGCAGAATTTTGAACGAGAAAATATAGCTTATTCAGCATCAAGTCTTCGGGATGCACTTTTAGGAAAAGATAAAACTCAAAAAATGCTCTTAGAAATATTTCAGGAGCACAACGATAAAGTGGAAAGTCTCATCGGGAAAGATTTCGCCACCGGAACCGCCGAGCGTTATCGCACTTGTAAAAAACACGTAGCAGCTTTTGTAAAGCAGAAATACAATAAAAATGATATTCCTGTTCAAGATGTTGACCATAAATTCATCACAGGGCTTGAATACTATCTTAAAACAACTCGTAAGTGCGCACATAACTCTGCCATCAAGTATATCACCAATTTCAAAAAGATAATTCGCATTGCACACGCAAACGATTGGATCGATAAAGATCCCTTCTTACATTGGAAAGGTAAACTTAAGATTGTTGAGCGCGAGTTTTTGACGGAAGAAGAAATTCAAAAAATCATAGATCTCCATCTGAAAATGGAACGTTTAGACCAAGTTCGGGATATTTTTATTTTCTGTTGCTTTACCGGTCTGGCGTATGCCGATGTTAAAAAACTGAATAGAGGTGATATTAGCGTTGGTGCAGACGGTGAGGAATGGGTAAAAACAAAACGCTCCAAAACCGATACCAGAAGTAATATCCCGATATTACCCATTGCTAAAACAATCATTGAGAAATATAAAGATAATGAGCTGCTGAAAGAAAAAGATTTGGTGTTACCTGTCCTAAGTAATCAAAAAATGAATGCGTATATCAAAGAGATTGCAAACTTGGCTGGCATTTCCAAGAACCTGACCTTTCATCTTGCTAGACATACCTTTGCAACCACGGTGACCCTTACGAACGGAGTTCCCATAGAATCTGTAAGTAAAATGCTGGGACATACCAACCTTAAGACGACTCAGCATTATGCCAAGATTTTGGATATGAAAGTGAGTAAGGATATGGCAATTTTACGATCAAAATTTAAATAA
- a CDS encoding restriction endonuclease subunit S translates to MNKIKNKLVPELRFPAFEDDGEWDYFYGNKLFKTVSNKNHNSELPILAITQDQGAIPREEINYHVSVSKKSVEGYKVVEVGDFIISLRSFQGGIEYSNHLGICSPAYIILRRKKKNLLNLFYKQYFKTDVFISHLNKNLEGIRDGKMVSYKQFSEIKIPQPQTQEQQKIADCIASLDELILGFIEKLEALKRHKRGLMQNLFPQDGLNVPNYRFAEFKNDKEWEKTTLGKITNVISNKNKDNKNLPVYSINNKDGFLPQSEQFDDMNSKRRGYDISLYKIIEKNTFAYNPARINVGSIGYSGNLNNILISSLYVCFKTENIVDDKFLNQYLETPYFLKLVNRNTEGGIRSYLFYKNFSKITISLPSMQEQQKIATCLTSMDDLISAQQNKIAQIEQHKKGLLQGLFPKVN, encoded by the coding sequence ATGAATAAGATAAAAAATAAATTAGTGCCAGAGCTAAGATTTCCTGCATTTGAAGATGATGGGGAATGGGATTACTTTTATGGTAATAAGCTATTCAAAACAGTCTCAAATAAAAATCATAACTCAGAACTACCCATCCTAGCTATTACCCAAGATCAAGGAGCCATTCCAAGAGAGGAAATCAATTATCACGTGTCCGTATCTAAAAAAAGTGTTGAAGGCTATAAAGTTGTTGAAGTAGGTGATTTTATTATTAGTCTAAGATCATTTCAAGGGGGTATAGAATATTCGAATCATTTAGGAATATGTAGCCCAGCATACATAATTTTGAGAAGGAAGAAAAAAAATTTACTGAATCTTTTTTACAAACAATATTTTAAAACAGATGTGTTTATATCCCATCTAAATAAAAATCTTGAAGGCATTCGAGATGGGAAAATGGTAAGTTATAAACAATTTTCAGAAATTAAAATACCCCAACCGCAAACCCAAGAACAACAAAAAATTGCAGATTGTATAGCCTCGCTTGATGAGTTAATTCTCGGATTTATTGAGAAGTTGGAAGCCTTAAAACGTCATAAAAGAGGTCTGATGCAAAATCTGTTTCCGCAGGATGGGCTAAACGTTCCTAACTATCGGTTTGCAGAGTTTAAAAATGATAAGGAGTGGGAAAAAACTACCCTTGGAAAGATTACGAACGTTATATCTAACAAAAATAAAGACAACAAAAATTTACCAGTTTATTCGATAAATAATAAGGACGGTTTTTTGCCACAATCTGAACAATTTGATGATATGAATAGTAAACGAAGAGGCTATGACATATCATTATATAAAATAATTGAAAAAAATACTTTTGCGTATAATCCAGCCAGGATTAACGTTGGTTCTATAGGCTATTCCGGAAATTTGAACAATATTCTAATTAGTTCTTTATATGTGTGCTTCAAAACGGAAAATATCGTAGATGACAAATTTTTAAATCAATATTTGGAAACACCGTACTTCTTGAAGTTAGTTAACAGAAATACTGAAGGAGGCATTAGAAGCTATTTGTTTTATAAAAATTTTTCAAAAATCACCATATCTCTACCATCTATGCAAGAACAGCAAAAAATAGCCACTTGCCTCACATCGATGGATGATTTGATTTCTGCTCAACAAAACAAAATAGCTCAAATAGAACAACATAAAAAGGGCTTATTACAGGGTTTGTTCCCTAAAGTGAACTAG